A DNA window from Branchiostoma lanceolatum isolate klBraLanc5 chromosome 17, klBraLanc5.hap2, whole genome shotgun sequence contains the following coding sequences:
- the LOC136423667 gene encoding leucine-rich repeat and calponin homology domain-containing protein 1-like isoform X8 — translation MAALSHGLGGTASLSNLRSLEKSFEDAQVTGKLNLSCRKLKEYPKSAISYELSDVTCADLSKNRFQEWPLEVCDYTSLENVDLYNNNIKAVPDMAVNLQCLTWLNLSRNQLTTLPIPLCYLPLQVLVVSNNKLVSLPEDIGKLKKLMNLDVSCNEISTLPLQIGEMESLRELNIRRNHLQTLPEELCQLRITRLDISCNKVTSLPACYRHLQTLCEFVLDNNPLMSPPAQVCTRGRVHILKWLCQEAHKEDRKRDVMEQILDGKPANESVNGESGHHVRMGLPSAVSQGSVVMDSGYNTASDTSNKRWSTPESEVLEDEDKLLEQNAHRTKEQRHQRAEAYYGKKIQEERERYIAETGGLGSKLEEYRDQTVERREGSYSTAIRDFDSRNLPVPNGQGEEVHTVATTPTKTPETVLEGGEEDDEEREKEERRRAAQVVHREQEKVLRTKRAQNRRWSETATTSSGQTRESGPNNEQSSPMRSPYSSPGLSPGTSPHVSPAARNQEPSDEFRLRQEALAARTRHEAQLARRRYEEERQRTKQLQKDAVLNFVKRTSGSNIGRDEDSLSDEDPERTPTNSYNSFTMPSLKPRSAFNLTSPKNIDDMDPNFTIRRKLDIMREEMQAVEELRRNIESRLKVSLPDNLGTALMDGVVLCHLANHVRPRSISSIHVPSPAVPKLSLAKCRRNVENFLEACRRIGVPNDMLCHDEDILAQRNLSYVGITVRALVDFLPSSSAPALDTPHWSQRLPLFPVRSSCELIGFLLFYFSFMFLFMFVYVRISYASHTTS, via the exons ATGGCGGCACTAAGTCACGGCCTTGGCGGAACGGCGAGCTTGTCAAATCTTCGGAGCCTCGAGAAGAGCTTCGAAGACGCCCAGGTTACGGGAAAGTTGAACTTGAGTTGCAGGAAACTAAAGGAGTACCCAAAGAGCGCCATCTCGTACGAACTGAGCGACGTTACATGCGCAG ATTTGTCTAAGAACCGGTTCCAGGAGTGGCCGTTAGAAGTTTGTGATTACACATCGCTGGAGAATGTAGATCTTTATAACAATAACATCAAGGCAGTGCCGGACATGGCCGTCAACTTACAATGTTTGACATGGCTCAACCTCAG TCGTAACCAGTTGACAACCCTCCCCATCCCCCTATGTTACCTCCCACTACAAGTTTTAGTCGTCAGCAACAACAAACTGGTCTCTCTGCCTGAGGACATCGGCAAATTGAAAAAGCTCATGAACTtg GATGTGAGCTGTAACGAGATCAGCACACTACCCTTACAGATCGGAGAGATGGAAAGTTTACGAGAACTAAACATAAGGAGAAACCACCTACAGACATTACCAGAAG AGCTGTGTCAGCTGAGAATAACGAGGTTGGACATCTCCTGTAACAAGGTGACATCTCTGCCTGCCTGCTACAGACATCTGCAGACTCTGTGTGAGTTTGTACTGGACAACAATCCGCTCATGTCGCCCCCtgcacag GTCTGTACGAGAGGAAGGGTGCACATCCTGAAGTGGTTGTGTCAGGAGGCGCACAAGGAGGACAGGAAACGCGACGTCATGGAACAGATCCTGGACGGCAAGCCCGCCAACGAGAG TGTGAACGGTGAGAGTGGCCACCATGTGCGGATGGGCCTGCCCAGTGCAGTGTCCCAGGGTAGTGTGGTCATGGACTCAGGGTACAACACAGCCTCTGACACCAGCAACAAGAGATGGTCCACACCAGAG AGTGAAGTACTAGAAGACGAAGACAAGCTGCTAGAACAGAACGCACACCGTACCAAAGAACAGCGCCACCAGCGCGCCGAGGCATACTACGGGAAAAAGATCCAGGAAGAGAGGGAAAGATATATCGCCGAAACGGGAGGACTAGGTTCGAAATTGGAAGAGTACAGGGACCAAACGGTAGAGAGGAGAGAGGGGAGTTATTCCACAGCAATAAGAGACTTTGACTCGAGAAACTTGCCAGTGCCAAATGGGCAGGGAGAGGAAGTACACACAGTCGCAACAACACCAACAAAGACTCCGGAAACG GTTttggaaggaggagaagaagatgatgaagagagagagaaggaggagAGGAGACGAGCGGCACAGGTGGTCCACAGGGAGCAGGAGAAGGTGCTCAGGACCAAGAGAGCGCAGAACAGAAGGTGGAGCGAAACTGCTACTACTAGTTCTGGTCAGACCAGGGAAAG CGGGCCCAACAACGAACAGTCCAGCCCGATGAGGAGTCCGTACAGTAGCCCGGGGCTCAGCCCGGGAACAAGTCCACACGTCAGTCCTGCTGCTAGAAACCAG GAGCCTTCAGATGAATTCCGTTTACGACAAGAGGCGCTGGCGGCCAGAACGAGGCACGAGGCCCAGCTGGCCAGGCGACGGTATGAGGAGGAACGACAGCGTACCAAACAGTTACAGAAAGACGCCGTCTTAAACTTCGTCAAG CGAACGTCAGGCTCTAATATTGGCAGAGACGAAGACAGTCTTTCTGATGAG GATCCAGAGAGAACTCCAACCAACTCCTATAACAGCTTCACCATGCCTTCACTCAAACCCAGATCAG CGTTCAACCTGACTTCTCCAAAGAATATAGATGACATGGATCCAAATTTCACCATCAGAAGAAAGTTGGACATCATGAGAGAAGAAATGCAGGCAGTAGAGGAGCTCAGAAGG AATATTGAGAGCAGATTAAAAGTTTCGCTGCCAGACAACCTGGGTACCGCACTGATGGACGGAGTGGTGCTGTGCCATCTGGCCAATCACGTTCGGCCGCGTTCCATATCAAGCATCCACGTGCCTTCTCCCGCTGTG CCCAAGCTATCCCTTGCCAAGTGCAGAAGGAATGTGGAGAACTTCTTGGAGGCGTGTAGGAGGATAGGTGTCCCTAAT GACATGCTTTGTCATGATGAGGACATACTGGCACAGCGCAACCTTTCCTATGTGGGAATAACGGTGCGGGCTCTGGTAGATTTCCTTCCGTCGTCGTCAGCACCTGCTCTTGACACCCCTCACTGGTCGCAAAGACTCCCGCTGTTTCCTGTCCGTTCCTCTTGCGAACTGATTGGGTTCCTCCTCTTCTACTTCTCATTTATGTTTCTTTTTATGTTTGTGTACGTCAGGATCAGCTATGCCTCCCACACGACATCTTAG